In Longimicrobium sp., a single window of DNA contains:
- a CDS encoding 50S ribosomal protein L25, with protein MAATLNATARTGSGKGGARKLRATGKVPAVVYGHGDKNVPLALDRHELELLLHGISVENTVISLVTDGGAGKDVLIRDVQMHPYRPEVLHVDFIQLHAGEVIRMKIPVRLSGNPAGVRDEGAVLDQVIYDLEVECLPGNIPEAFEVDVSNLGVGESIRVHDVSFPDVRILADGDLPIASVVPPTVEPVADADTAAGEPEVISSRVAENT; from the coding sequence ATGGCTGCAACTTTGAACGCAACCGCCCGCACAGGGTCGGGGAAGGGTGGCGCCCGCAAGCTGCGCGCGACCGGCAAGGTGCCGGCCGTGGTGTACGGGCATGGCGACAAGAACGTCCCGCTGGCGCTCGACCGCCACGAGCTGGAGCTCCTCCTCCACGGCATCTCGGTGGAGAACACGGTGATCTCGCTGGTGACGGACGGCGGCGCGGGGAAGGACGTGCTGATCCGCGACGTGCAGATGCACCCGTACCGCCCCGAGGTGCTTCACGTGGACTTCATCCAGCTCCACGCGGGCGAGGTGATCCGCATGAAGATTCCCGTGCGCCTGAGCGGCAACCCCGCCGGCGTGCGCGACGAGGGCGCGGTGCTGGACCAGGTGATCTACGACCTCGAAGTCGAGTGCCTGCCGGGGAACATCCCCGAGGCGTTCGAGGTGGACGTCTCCAACCTAGGCGTGGGCGAGTCGATCCGCGTGCACGACGTGTCGTTCCCCGACGTGCGCATCCTGGCCGACGGCGATCTGCCGATCGCGTCCGTGGTGCCGCCGACCGTGGAGCCCGTGGCCGACGCGGACACGGCGGCCGGCGAGCCGGAGGTGATCTCGTCGCGGGTTGCCGAGAACACGTAA
- a CDS encoding ribose-phosphate pyrophosphokinase: MTEALSSNSMMVLSGSADKSMAEEMAACMGVELGAVTTARFADGEIFVRIDDNVRGRDLYIVQSTVPPADNIMELLLLLDAARRASAARVTAVIPYFGYARQDRKDQPRVAIGAKLIANLITSAGADRVLSVDFHQHQLQGFFDIPVDHLYAAPVFMKYFREKNLTNLVTVSPDVGSAKMARGFAKRLGASMGIIDKRRPSANVAEVMNVIGEVEGKDCLLTDDMIDTAGTMAEAARALKERGARDVYACATHALLSGPAVDRLVNAPFKEIVVTNTVPIPQEKRFPTLTVLSVAELLARAVRYTHFNESVSSLFETA; encoded by the coding sequence ATGACTGAGGCGCTCTCCAGCAACTCCATGATGGTGCTCTCCGGCTCGGCCGACAAGTCGATGGCCGAAGAGATGGCGGCGTGCATGGGGGTCGAGCTGGGCGCGGTGACCACCGCCCGGTTCGCGGACGGGGAGATCTTCGTACGGATCGACGACAACGTCCGCGGGCGCGACCTGTACATCGTGCAGAGCACCGTGCCCCCCGCCGACAACATCATGGAGCTGCTGCTCCTGCTGGACGCGGCGCGGCGCGCTTCGGCGGCGCGCGTCACGGCGGTGATCCCGTACTTCGGCTATGCGCGGCAGGACCGCAAGGACCAGCCGCGCGTCGCCATCGGGGCCAAGCTGATCGCGAACCTGATCACCTCCGCCGGCGCGGACCGGGTGCTGAGCGTGGACTTCCACCAGCACCAGCTGCAGGGGTTCTTCGACATCCCGGTGGACCACCTGTACGCGGCGCCGGTGTTCATGAAGTACTTCCGGGAGAAGAACCTCACCAACCTGGTGACGGTGTCGCCGGACGTGGGGTCGGCCAAGATGGCGCGCGGCTTCGCCAAGCGGCTGGGCGCCAGCATGGGGATCATCGACAAGCGGCGCCCCTCCGCCAACGTGGCAGAGGTGATGAACGTCATCGGCGAGGTGGAGGGGAAGGACTGCCTGCTGACCGACGACATGATCGACACGGCCGGCACCATGGCCGAGGCGGCGAGGGCGCTCAAGGAGCGCGGCGCCCGCGACGTGTACGCGTGCGCCACGCACGCCCTGCTCAGCGGGCCGGCGGTGGACCGGCTGGTGAACGCGCCCTTCAAGGAGATCGTGGTCACCAACACGGTGCCGATCCCCCAGGAGAAGCGCTTCCCCACGCTCACCGTGCTCTCCGTGGCGGAGCTGCTGGCCCGCGCGGTGCGGTACACACACTTCAACGAATCCGTCAGCTCGCTCTTCGAAACGGCGTGA
- the pth gene encoding aminoacyl-tRNA hydrolase: MAGLKVIVGLGNPGKEYALTRHNVGWWLVDALADSWGLGRFRLDKNAAVAQGRMEPHAVRLIKPQTYMNRSGASLGPIARMNAIDVTKDLLVVVDDVALEPGVIRFRATGSPGGHNGLKSVEQALGTKDYPRLRIGVGAKPPAMDLADWVLSPPPRAAREAILDRFPDLIDGVRTWMDEGVEAAMNRYNG, from the coding sequence GTGGCCGGGCTGAAAGTCATCGTTGGACTGGGGAATCCGGGGAAGGAGTACGCGCTCACGCGGCACAACGTGGGGTGGTGGCTCGTGGATGCCCTGGCCGACTCGTGGGGGCTCGGCCGCTTCCGGCTGGACAAGAACGCGGCGGTGGCGCAGGGGCGGATGGAGCCGCACGCCGTGCGCCTGATCAAGCCGCAGACGTACATGAACCGCAGCGGCGCCTCGCTGGGCCCCATCGCCCGGATGAACGCGATCGACGTCACAAAGGACCTGCTGGTGGTGGTGGACGACGTGGCGCTGGAGCCGGGGGTGATCCGCTTTCGCGCTACGGGCTCGCCCGGCGGGCACAACGGGCTCAAGTCGGTGGAGCAGGCGCTGGGCACCAAGGACTATCCGCGGCTGCGCATCGGCGTGGGCGCCAAGCCCCCGGCGATGGACCTGGCGGACTGGGTGCTCTCGCCCCCGCCGCGCGCCGCGCGCGAGGCGATCCTGGACCGCTTTCCCGACCTGATCGACGGGGTGCGGACGTGGATGGATGAAGGGGTGGAAGCCGCCATGAACCGCTACAACGGCTGA